From the Roseiconus lacunae genome, one window contains:
- a CDS encoding ABC transporter permease subunit, producing MAFNRLGYRAWGGDRTRHLWRPVVVARGGISLIMKRRWLRLMLVLAWLPVLVPAFGIFAFEYSSTEPGLQRMIVGFVSQPLGRPDLGNAILQDHEAARHEVWSILILTYFRFPQLFAMVALIGMIAPLLVSYDLRTKAYLMYFSRPLTPLQYIIGKSSVIWYFLVAVVTLPALLLYVLGILLSPDLSVVAETIDIPFRIFAASVVLLVPTTMLAILYSSFTSESRYATFAWFATWVMGIVAYQFLTFSQMQSERPPRRRQRGPIDWESMGVDLDRWRPLSPFHMLGKVEAWIFGVDRTAGSVWPSAIVLTAITIIGLFLIHRRIKGRLSV from the coding sequence ATGGCGTTTAATCGGCTAGGGTATCGCGCGTGGGGCGGAGATCGGACACGTCATTTATGGCGTCCGGTTGTCGTCGCTCGAGGTGGCATTTCGCTGATCATGAAGCGACGTTGGCTGCGTCTGATGCTGGTGCTCGCTTGGCTCCCCGTGCTCGTTCCGGCATTCGGGATTTTCGCTTTTGAATACTCTTCAACCGAGCCAGGCTTACAGCGAATGATCGTCGGCTTCGTCAGTCAGCCGCTGGGGCGTCCCGATCTGGGTAATGCGATCTTGCAGGATCACGAGGCTGCTCGACACGAGGTGTGGTCGATTTTGATTTTGACCTATTTTCGATTCCCACAACTGTTCGCGATGGTGGCTTTAATCGGGATGATCGCGCCTCTGCTGGTCTCGTATGACTTGCGCACCAAGGCGTATTTGATGTACTTTTCCCGCCCCCTGACGCCGCTGCAATACATCATCGGAAAGTCGTCGGTGATTTGGTACTTCCTAGTCGCCGTGGTGACACTGCCGGCGTTGCTGCTTTACGTTCTGGGGATCTTGCTGTCTCCAGATCTCTCGGTTGTTGCGGAAACGATTGACATCCCCTTTCGGATCTTCGCAGCGTCGGTCGTACTGTTGGTTCCGACCACGATGCTCGCGATTCTTTACTCCTCGTTCACCTCAGAAAGCCGCTATGCCACGTTTGCTTGGTTCGCCACGTGGGTGATGGGAATTGTGGCGTATCAATTCCTGACGTTCTCGCAAATGCAATCCGAGCGTCCGCCGCGTCGACGACAACGCGGTCCGATCGATTGGGAGAGCATGGGCGTTGACCTAGATCGCTGGAGACCTTTATCGCCGTTTCACATGTTGGGGAAAGTCGAGGCATGGATCTTCGGGGTCGACCGGACGGCGGGAAGTGTTTGGCCTTCGGCAATCGTGCTGACCGCGATCACCATCATCGGTCTGTTTCTAATCCACCGACGCATCAAGGGGCGGCTAAGTGTCTGA
- a CDS encoding ABC transporter ATP-binding protein produces the protein MIIDTENIIEVDHVTKRYGAVDALRDVTLKIPPGVTGLLGPNGSGKSTLIKALLGLLKTQSGSGRVLDFKWPRDGQLIRDSIGYLPEDDCYIAGLDGIESVRLMAELSGLSGKEALRRSHEMMDFCGFGEERYREVESYSTGMRQKLKFAQSLVHDPRLLILDEPTTGLDPDQRLAMLKRIRNLAAKHSKSIILSTHILSDVRAVCDHVVILVNGQLRMADSLEKLSRPIEPTMHLSIIGDPNDIVRVASEAGNASVWNEESRTLKIAGINPDQTHLIWEWAEQSETSIRAMEPAVNSLEKIFIEVAAEATIAKAEAGDLGNDRTAPIAALERPSTDDRRGP, from the coding sequence ATGATCATCGATACTGAAAATATCATCGAAGTCGATCATGTCACCAAACGCTATGGTGCTGTCGATGCATTGCGTGATGTGACGCTTAAGATTCCGCCGGGGGTGACGGGACTGCTCGGGCCAAATGGTTCAGGCAAAAGCACCCTGATCAAGGCCTTACTCGGACTGCTCAAAACGCAATCCGGTAGCGGACGCGTGCTCGATTTTAAATGGCCGCGCGATGGGCAACTGATTCGAGATTCCATCGGCTACCTTCCCGAAGATGATTGTTACATCGCAGGATTGGACGGTATCGAATCCGTCCGTTTGATGGCCGAATTGTCGGGCCTATCGGGCAAAGAAGCATTGCGTCGAAGCCATGAAATGATGGATTTTTGCGGCTTCGGCGAAGAACGCTACCGAGAGGTCGAGTCTTACTCGACCGGGATGCGACAAAAACTGAAATTCGCCCAATCGCTAGTTCATGACCCGAGGCTATTGATCTTGGACGAACCGACGACGGGGCTGGATCCCGATCAGCGTTTGGCGATGCTGAAACGAATCCGCAACCTCGCTGCCAAGCATTCGAAATCAATCATCCTTTCGACGCATATCCTGTCGGACGTCCGGGCCGTTTGTGACCACGTGGTGATCTTGGTCAACGGACAACTGCGGATGGCCGATTCGCTTGAAAAGTTGAGCCGACCGATCGAGCCAACAATGCATTTGTCGATCATCGGCGATCCGAATGACATCGTTCGCGTGGCGTCCGAGGCAGGGAACGCGTCGGTTTGGAACGAAGAATCGCGGACATTAAAGATTGCCGGAATCAATCCTGACCAAACACACCTCATTTGGGAGTGGGCGGAACAATCGGAGACTTCGATTCGAGCAATGGAACCGGCGGTCAATTCGCTGGAGAAGATCTTCATTGAAGTCGCCGCGGAAGCAACGATCGCGAAAGCGGAAGCCGGCGATTTGGGAAACGATCGAACTGCCCCTATCGCAGCACTAGAACGCCCTAGCACCGATGATCGTAGAGGACCGTGA
- a CDS encoding DUF2513 domain-containing protein: protein MVVEFMKRDMYLVRKLLEFVEEKGARLFKGSIQIEGYERDHVVTHLFLVADAGFVELGAETLANKGPLVLTWKGYDYLEELRAKGLHTTRSTR from the coding sequence GTGGTTGTCGAATTCATGAAGCGAGACATGTACCTGGTTCGCAAGCTGTTGGAATTTGTCGAAGAAAAAGGCGCGAGACTCTTTAAAGGATCGATTCAAATCGAAGGCTATGAGCGCGACCACGTGGTCACCCACTTGTTCTTAGTTGCCGACGCTGGATTCGTCGAACTCGGTGCCGAAACACTCGCCAACAAAGGTCCCCTCGTTCTGACTTGGAAGGGCTACGACTATCTCGAAGAACTGCGTGCCAAAGGCTTGCACACGACACGTTCGACGCGTTGA